The following coding sequences lie in one Leishmania panamensis strain MHOM/PA/94/PSC-1 chromosome 19 sequence genomic window:
- a CDS encoding hypothetical protein (TriTrypDB/GeneDB-style sysID: LpmP.19.1070) produces the protein MGKVKRQDNHAIKKILMKEKSLAMKKKREAESYHESPEPNTTKQATKDYAAVLFRKAQVTQAAPMHTAHFLSYNTALGPPYRIWLDTNFINFSMQNKLDIVQGLMDCLLAKVIPCICDCVFAELEKLGKKFRIALKLARDKRFERLTCDSKYADDCVVRTVTQHPIYIVATCDQELKRRLRKVPGVPIMYISKHRYTIERLPEAYGAPA, from the coding sequence atggGCAAAGTAAAACGGCAAGACAATCATGCCATCAAGAAGATTCTCATGAAGGAGAAGTCGCTCGCCATGAAGAAGAAACGCGAGGCGGAGAGCTACCACGAAAGCCCCGAGCCCAACACCACGAAGCAGGCGACCAAAGACTATGCCGCCGTGCTCTTCCGCAAGGCGCAAGTGACGCAGGCGGCCCCGATGCACACGGCACACTTTCTTTCCTACAACACTGCCCTCGGCCCACCGTACCGCATATGGCTAGACACAAACTTCATTAACTTCTCCATGCAGAACAAGCTCGACATAGTGCAAGGCTTGATGGACTGCCTCCTAGCCAAGGTCATCCCGTGCATTTGCGACTGCGTCTTTgcagagctggagaagctggGGAAGAAGTTCCGCATTGCGCTGAAGCTGGCACGCGACAAGCGATTTGAGCGGCTGACGTGCGACAGCAAGTACGCGGATGACTGCGTGGTGCGCACCGTGACGCAGCACCCCATCTATATTGTAGCGACGTGCGATCAGGAGCTCAAGCGGCGCCTGCGAAAGGTGCCTGGTGTGCCAATCATGTACATTTCGAAGCATCGCTACACCATTGAGCGTCTCCCGGAGGCGTACGGTGCCCCGGCGTAG
- a CDS encoding hypothetical protein (TriTrypDB/GeneDB-style sysID: LpmP.19.1080) — translation MWGLDSLGRCARQAAQPAAFTACRVIVGLSCVSSAITASCCATSAGTALFVAHRRKSYHFFINLDDPDATRRRIEEDLDCLASDARKGTTAYLHSLLNLALSHYQRNDFISARDIANYTHQKALAHNFKSSLIYFTATTCAKCADALAKDYEAHLQRMDEQSHISAALTPKPSVVFSAKRTIKKLRADAERYRAIAQRVYHRPDMAFMRGGGDSRGGRCRSSARHTEARDTRHAWADNSSNNSVDEEYMPHMYGPRWQDRRKRPEHAEMTNYYKHQCESSSTSRGETRWHVPK, via the coding sequence ATGTGGGGCCTCGATAGCCTAGGCCGGTGTGCTCGCCAAGCAGCTCAGCCGGCCGCCTTTACGGCGTGCCGCGTCATTGTCGGCTTGTCGTGTGTGTCCTCTGCGATCAcagccagctgctgcgccacctcagcCGGCACCGCCCTCTTTGTGGCCCACCGTAGGAAGAGTTACCACTTCTTTATAAACCTCGACGACCCTGACGCGACTCGGCGCCGCATCGAAGAAGACCTGGATTGCCTCGCCAGCGACGCTAGGAAAGGCACAACCGCCTACCTGCACAGCCTCCTGAACCTGGCGCTGAGCCACTATCAGAGGAACGACTTCATCAGCGCGCGCGACATAGCCAACTACACCCATCAGAAGGCGCTGGCACACAACTTTAAGTCTTCGTTGATTTACTTCACTGCAACAACTTGCGCCAAATGCGCGGACGCACTGGCGAAAGATTACGAGGCGCATCTACAACGCATGGATGAGCAAAGCCACATATCCGCTGCCCTGACGCCGAAACCGTCGGTGGTGTTCAGTGCGAAGCGCACGATCAAGAAGCTGCGGGCGGATGCAGAGCGGTACCGGGCCATAGCTCAGCGCGTCTATCACCGCCCCGACATGGCGTTCATGCGGGGTGGCGGCGACTCACGTGGTGGGAGGTGTCGCTCGTCAGCACGGCACACCGAGGCCCGCGACACCCGCCACGCGTGGGCAGACAACAGCAGTAACAACAGCGTTGATGAGGAATACATGCCGCACATGTATGGACCTCGTTGGCAAGATCGACGGAAACGTCCGGAGCATGCAGAAATGACGAACTACTACAAACATCAGTGTGAGTCGTCGTCAACGTCGCGCGGTGAGACTCGGTGGCACGTGCCCAAGTGA